AAACAGAAAGGAGTCTTACATGTTATGAATGGGTCAGAGCTCGAGAGCGCTTTTCTCTGGGCTCTGAGTGTTTCATGATGCTGTGGGAACTGTGCCGCCGGTTCGGGAGACTGTACAGTCGTGTCCTGTGGCCATGTCAGTTCACTCTTATGTTCTGTGGCATCTCGAGAAGCTCTGGCTGAACTTCTTGCTTGCCTTGTTTGAGTTTTTTCATGCCACTCAGAGTTATCTGGACTTCTCTCAAACAAGGATGGTCTTGAAGTTTGTGCAACCCGTGTCACAACCGGGGACTTTTGATGCCAAACAGAGGGCTGTTTTTGTCTTTGTCCTAGAGGACTTGGTTGTAGCTCATCAGAAGATGAACGAATCCTTTTAGATAGTGGCTGTATTTGAGGGGCTTGTGGCAAATTGTTTTTCAGGGGTGTGGTAGCCTCCTCATCACTGTTATAATCATCCAGTAGGCGCCTGTTTCGTCTTTAGGGAAGACAAGATATGTAATAATGAATGCATTTGAAGAAGTGAGGGTAGTATGTTAAATATTCAGTGACATATTCCCTATTTGCAGTTGTGAAGTAATGTTAAAGaagtgtgcattttattttttttaactgcacaaTGAAACAAGGACCTGTTAGACAGATCTGCattatataaaacacacaatCTTACTTTATTTTTCGGTTTGGAGGCCTTCGGGAGACGGACTGGAGATCGGTCTGCTGTTCTGCAAGAGGCAGCTTTCGGCATGCTTCGCTGTAATTATCTATGAAAGACAGAATTAACAAATCTGAACAATCCACAAAGTTGTTTACCGGTTAAGCTTTGTAGGATGTATACATACTTGCAGTGTACATAATTGTAACTTTATTGGCAGACCAAGACTCCTGGGGTTGCTCCAAACACTTGGCTGCTCTCTGAATTCGTTCCCCCTCGTACGGAGGCCATAAACACACACCATTCTTCACCCAGATTACAGGCACAACCTCCACTTCTTCAGTGCCAGCAAAGCTGACAATGTGGTACATgacttctgcaaaaaaaaaaaaaaaaaaaaaaacacaaatgtgataTAAAAGCAAATACATAAAACCAATTGTGACTCTTAGATGTCATATACTTGTGTAGATTGCCTCCAAACAAGCTTTCTTTCTTGGCATACTCCCcataaacaacaaactttaaagcTTTAAACGAAACAATGTTTTCTACCTGAACAACAACATTGTTAATCTCAATACAATTATCACCTTCTGAAGTTTTAATGACCACATCATCCTTACTTAAAGGATGTGAGCACTCTTGTCACATCCAGAATAGCCATAATGAGATTTAATGCATCTGACAAGGGCTCTAGCAGGAATATCACCGTCCGTCAACCGAGGGAACACAATCCTGCAAAACACCCAGAACAGTAACTCGCTGCAGAAGAATgggttaacaaaataaaaaatgtaaacttacgTTTTTAAGTATTAAAGTTCCAAAAGACAAAGCGAAAGACCGAATCAGAATCACACCGCCAGACTGTTGGTAAATATTAACCCAATAGTAGCGGCTGGCTAACTGCTACGCAACTTCCGGATCCTCTGGCATTTGTCACGAAGTGCACTCTGGGAAAAGTAGTCCTTTTTTTGTAAAGCAGATTTAACTGGCAAATCAACTACTATTTGAGAGATTGCACTGCCAACTACGTCATATACAATAAATTTGAACCGATAAACAGCACACATCTTACAAAAGtctgtttaatttaattcacattCGTGCCAGAGATCTTTTATTTACTCTTCGGGTAATCAcaacttttattttcttcttctgaagGACCAAACTCCAGTCATctctttggctttttttttttttttttttttttttgaaagaaactgaTTTCTCTAATCAAAACAGATCAAAGCAGTTAAAACTTATAGATCAAGAAATCGGTTTCTtgaatgttaaatgtaataagcggtgtaactatttcaattaatttataaatgtaattgattacatttgattGCGTTTCTAATTTTCTATCTAATATTCTCAACTGTTAAAATGTTAccgtttaaaattattttttaaaattatttatagaaTTTAACAATAGAAGTTGAAACCGTCAACTTCTATTGGTCACAGAGCTTATACTCTGCAGCAATCCAAAagccaatataatttttttatttatttttttagttaaggAACAACAGTGATGCACTTCgaggttggcctacaaaaataaatcataatatgtgATTCTCTACACCATTTTTCATGAAtgttaaataaactttaacaAACCATCTTTATTTGTcacctttaaatgacaaaaaaaaaaaaaaaaaaacttccagtggcctatgtatgtacacaataatacatataatataaaatatattaatatcaacAGTTTATGCAGTTTGGAACACACCATCTCAAAGTcagttatatttcaaaataaaagtcactatTGTTATCgcaataaaaaacacttttctatacttttgaaattcaaaaaaaaaaaaaaaaaataaataaaggagacaATCCTTGTATGAACTCAGTTTAAAAGGCATTTGCAAATCGTGTTCTAGGCAGCTGAGACATATTACTTAcgaaaaaaacactcaaaacaaatGGCCAAAATAAGTtcttaaaatgtactaaaatgagCCGTTAATGCAGTTTTGAACGAACTAACCCTGTCCAGTGCTTCTGTAAAGCTGAACACTtcataataaaagtataaaaaataaaagagttgcaataaaaaaaataaaaaaaaaacttgtcaaatgtaatgttctttgttttttaatctaaaaataataatttataaaataatttgtgcgtgagagagagaaatgtacttatattagccatttatttatattatttaatcaatGGGAGCTTTCCACCAAGACATCGCATCGgatagttattttatattatagatcTTGAGCTCTAAGCTCATCAGGCAGGCTAAACAGGTTTCGGCAAGATACGACTGTTAGTATAAATCCTTTAATTTAGGATGTCATTAATATCAGTTAACGCTGTTTATTGTGTCGAGGCCGTCAGCAGTAAAACTGGTCACGCGAGCGATTTCACAATGCATCCGTGATGTCATTAATAGAGTTTTCATGACAGTTCTTAAATGCAAGTCGGTCTGACATACAGCTGAAGGACAATGAATGACTCGGGACTGTACACTGCGGTGTCAACATTTTGATGACACCCGATGCGGATTTCATCTGTTCATCTTGCATAGCTCGAGTAGCTGACCGTTGATCCTCCATGTTGATTGATCACCGATTGATTAGTTGCAGTCATAGTGTAGTTTCGTTTTCTCATCATGCTTCATTTAGGAGATGAGCTCACGCTGTTCTCTGTCGTCTTCATCGTGGTTCTGCTGGGAACCAGAAGCGCCGTCTGGCCCGCGGTGCTCACGGGCTCTCTCTACCTCTTTATGTTGATGTTCCGGTTCCCCCAGGTCCCCTCCAGCCGGGCCAGACAGGTGCTCCGGCCCGGGTCTAGAGTGTTGTCGGGCGGCGTGTCAGCGGTAGCGCACCGCGGTGGAGGACACGACGCTCCGGAGAACACCATAGCTGCTATACGAGCGGTGAATAGTGCATTATTTATTGTCGattatatctttatttaaaaatgtttatatatatatatctcttggcagtattcatttaaagcaactgcatgtttatttttaaagaccaCACATAAACAGCACCGATGTTCGATTCGTGAAGGAGTCGGATCTTTTCAGTGAAtcggttcagctgatttaaaTTAATGGTTTTACAATGAATCAAATAGCGCGGTTCATTGGCTGATTGAACAGAGAattgtttctttcaaacatgTCCGACTCGTGATGAACCGAAAGCAGAGGAGTGTTGTAAATGCAAATATGCATGCAAATCtagattatttacaaaataaaatttgcaCTTATGCGTTTGtcacatgcttttttattttaccaaagcgacttacaatacaGGAGCACGAAGCCAACAATATTCAAAGTATACAATGTAtaacttaaattatataaaatgtgttgcatttatgaggccaagtttttaaaatgtgtatataactTTAAACGTTTATTTACTTGCGTAATTCCATTTgttccatttaattatttaatgtatattattttactgcacactgaatattatataaatgtctattttcgtttctttttttctttaaatcaccATCACATGTTCTTTAACCTCAAAAGCTAATTTCTTGTATTTTTCAAACATTGTGCAAGCATTGCATTAGCTGTGGTCTTAAATCTCACACCAGTCACTGGTTTCTTCCTCTTACAATAACTCTCATTTCTGAGTGACAGGCGAGTGAGAATGGAGCCACGGGTGTGGAGCTGGACCTGGAGTTCACGGCTGATGGGGTTCCCATACTGATGCACGATGACACTGTGGACCGAACCACCAACGGATCAGGACCACTGAGCAAGCTGCTCTTCTCTGAACTGCGCACACTGGACCCAGCAGCCAAACACAGATTCAGGTTAGATGGGAAGAAAGACAGCCTCGTTTCATGCATAgagagtaaataattaaaaacaaagttaaaGACAGCAGGTGGCATGTTTTTGTTGGTTGCGAGCAGTGAGCGTTTCCGTGGTGAGAGGGTTCCAACGCTGCAGGAGGCAGTAGAGGAATGCATCAAGCGCCAGTTGATCATCTACTTTGACGTCAAAGGTCATCCAGATGAGGTACTATCGACTGACAATGGTCCATTCTGTGCACCACAATCTTGATCCACAGGTTCTGATCTTTAATGATTCTTGCATTGGGAATCCAAAACATTAATGCTTTCATGTTTCTGTTATCCACAGGCAGCTAAAACACTGAAAGAATTATTCCGGAAGTATCCAGTGCTCTACAACACAAGCATCGTCTGCTCATTTGAGCCCAAAGTCATCTATAGGGTAACACGATCCAGTCCGACTGCATTtgctcattttttttaaacaattctaCACTAATATAAAAGGGTATTGGCTGATCTTTTCCAGATGCGACAGGCGGATCAGAATGTGGTGACCGCACTGACCCATCGGCCGTGGAGTCTGAGTCGGTTGGGCGACGGGACGCACCGGTTCTCATCCGCATGGAAGCACCACTGGATGCAGGT
This DNA window, taken from Carassius auratus strain Wakin chromosome 47, ASM336829v1, whole genome shotgun sequence, encodes the following:
- the LOC113065058 gene encoding glycerophosphodiester phosphodiesterase 1-like, which gives rise to MLHLGDELTLFSVVFIVVLLGTRSAVWPAVLTGSLYLFMLMFRFPQVPSSRARQVLRPGSRVLSGGVSAVAHRGGGHDAPENTIAAIRAASENGATGVELDLEFTADGVPILMHDDTVDRTTNGSGPLSKLLFSELRTLDPAAKHRFSERFRGERVPTLQEAVEECIKRQLIIYFDVKGHPDEAAKTLKELFRKYPVLYNTSIVCSFEPKVIYRMRQADQNVVTALTHRPWSLSRLGDGTHRFSSAWKHHWMQVLDVLLDWAHHHLLWNLCGVSAFLVQKNFISPDYVQYWAARGVEVVGWTVNTAVEKQYYQQLLKINYITDSLIEDCEPHY